A part of Synchiropus splendidus isolate RoL2022-P1 chromosome 19, RoL_Sspl_1.0, whole genome shotgun sequence genomic DNA contains:
- the LOC128751653 gene encoding protein FAM83G-like isoform X2, with protein sequence MALSQLQCLDDNHVNLRTTESKPEFQYCEDQRLGLETLLAQGREAFAKFLEDRGLRGFLSDLEQETLTRETEPFDPDADLFPEGADEKEPPLSQDYWPELSDQSTPQMDLGWPDSESYRGVTRTTVYSQPPQEGQAHIKEIVRKMIAQAQKVIAVVMDVFTDVDIFRDLLDISFKKKVSVYILVERKTLPHFLSMCHRADMHAGHLKHLRVRCTGGREFYTRSCTKVCGRLGHRFMFIDGDKAVSGSYSFTWMSSRLDRNLITVVTGQAVDTFDRLFQCLYMTSSHVDLQQAATKPEPLPEPIPQRAPAPPPSALIARKLHNPKYSLVVGNSSPIAAASTNHPADQAQNRANSQKIEAKKGRRKRGHEAIAEAPPLHPGLENLEKAHLVEYLPTWPEPDPSSDVIGFINIVDTSRPAQVHLQRSERFGVSQAIKFSSPLAEPKARNTEAGNPKEPRQCESTQDATQRGDSVQRSTAGAQSSAADPAKESKPLKTDPAHPASACPSTTTSHSETPADGSAQPTAQRETPNMDVVLTPLNDSTDDDTNKQLSDSHAEEQDSPLQPSETAKVPADKAGSSRPLSTPSPLRTPPTPKPRTVHLCLNGALERQSAVAGLKWKPETKDASNSTGEDSGQHNTDRPKNNDHVGSLDPGREAQEEESLPGSIRLNGTEETHEYSGELPKTNADHQHTPDVIIPREGDPKTESLSSAAGQAANLRPRVTADEVSTQGHSEMFKVYHAKSSQPQVISYVGEHVVEMDSSHAVATNTSPSARQSRPTLAEATHSCEEDTQRTTSGNQEEASGPPGQLPPAATLAPEPSRSQYTFRRISTPEGSRTPTPDSGPLKSGFRTPTPLSDGYVSSKEDSTLSTTSDEYYECSESLFNDRNTYRGHAPREDQTDATSPVLEKQEKPFDCEKQRKRHSEATAENDGNTSPKVTQRPAQVPKRQRLPNSSPEKRLADGEAKTQVATGGLNSRKMSFGAEWQVLIPNSAEKPKVAELEETDGKKYSVQRTPVT encoded by the exons ATGGCGCTGTCCCAACTCCAGTGTCTGGACGACAATCACGTCAACCTCCGGACCACCGAGTCCAAGCCCGAGTTCCAGTACTGTGAGGACCAGCGCCTCGGACTGGAGACGCTGCTGGCGCAGGGTCGCGAGGCCTTCGCCAAGTTCCTGGAGGATCGCGGGCTGAGGGGATTTCTGTCGGACCTGGAGCAGGAGACCCTCACCAGAGAAACGGAGCCCTTCGACCCGGACGCCGACCTCTTTCCGGAGGGCGCGGACGAGAAGGAGCCGCCGCTGTCCCAGGACTACTGGCCGGAGCTGTCCGACCAGTCCACGCCCCAGATGGACCTGGGCTGGCCGGACAGCGAGTCGTACCGGGGCGTGACCAGAACCACCGTGTACTCGCAGCCGCCGCAGGAGGGTCAGGCGCACATCAAGGAGATCGTCCGGAAGATGATTGCGCAGGCGCAAAAG GTGATCGCAGTGGTCATGGACGTATTCACTGACGTTGACATCTTCAGAGACTTACTGGATATAAGCTTCAAGAAGAAAGTATCTGTCTACATATTGGTGGAACGCAAAACGctacctcacttcctgtccatgTGTCACCGAGCCGACATGCACGCGGGACACCTGAAG CACCTGCGAGTGCGCTGCACGGGAGGGAGGGAGTTCTACACCCGCTCCTGCACCAAAGTCTGCGGCCGGCTGGGACACAGATTCATGTTCATCGATGGAGACAAAGCCGTGTCGGGGTCATACAG TTTCACCTGGATGTCGTCGCGGCTGGACAGAAACCTCATCACGGTGGTGACAGGCCAGGCAGTGGACACCTTCGACCGCCTCTTCCAGTGCCTCTACATGACGTCCAGCCACGTGGATCTGCAGCAGGCTGCCACCAAACCAGAGCCCTTACCCGAGCCCATTCCACAGCGAGCCCCAGCCCCGCCTCCCTCAGCTCTCATTGCTCGCAAATTACACAATCCCAAGTACTCTCTGGTGGTTGGGAATTCCAGCCCCATTGCTGCAGCGTCCACCAACCACCCCGCTGATCAAGCCCAGAACAGAGCAAACTCCCAGAAAATTGAAGCTAAAAAGGGGCGGCGGAAGAGAGGACATGAGGCGATCGCTGAGGCCCCTCCCCTTCATCCTGGACTTGAAAACCTTGAGAAGGCCCATCTGGTCGAGTACTTGCCAACCTGGCCGGAGCCTGATCCATCCAGTGACGTGATCGGTTTCATCAACATTGTAGATACCAGCAGACCAGCTCAGGTCCACCTGCAGCGCTCAGAGAGGTTCGGTGTCAGTCAAGCCATCAAATTCAGCAGCCCGCTCGCTGAGCCTAAGGCCAGAAACACGGAGGCGGGCAACCCAAAGGAGCCGCGTCAATGTGAGTCGACCCAAGACGCGACACAGAGAGGTGACAGTGTCCAAAGGTCCACAgctggagctcagtcatccgcAGCTGACCCTGCCAAAGAAAGTAAACCTCTAAAGACCGACCCGGCTCACCCTGCTTCAGCCTGCCCGTCCACCACCACCAGCCACAGTGAAACACCCGCAGATGGCTCCGCACAACCAACGGCACAAAGAGAGACGCCAAATATGGATGTTGTTCTAACCCCGCTCAATGATTCAACCGATGACGACACCAACAAGCAGCTCTCTGACAGCCATGCAGAAGAACAAGACTCGCCGCTTCAACCCTCTGAAACGGCAAAGGTTCCTGCAGACAAAGCTGGATCCAGCCGTCCTCTCAGCACTCCATCTCCACTCAGGACTCCTCCGACCCCAAAGCCTCGCACTGTGCACCTGTGTCTCAATGGAGCCTTGGAAAGGCAAAGTGCTGTTGCAGGACTGAAATGGAAGCCAGAAACAAAAGATGCCAGCAACTCCACAGGTGAAGATTCTGGGCAACACAATACGGACAGGCCAAAAAATAATGACCACGTGGGAAGTCTGGATCCAGGACGAGAGGCACAAGAGGAGGAGTCTCTCCCGGGCAGCATCAGGCTAAATGGCACAGAAGAAACCCATGAGTATTCGGGGGAACTGCCCAAAACTAATGCTGATCATCAACATACTCCAGATGTTATTATTCCAAGAGAAGGTGACCCAAAGACTGAGTCCCTTAGTTCAGCAGCAGGACAGGCTGCCAACCTCAGGCCCAGAGTAACTGCTGATGAGGTGTCCACGCAAGGGCACAGTGAAATGTTTAAAGTGTATCATGCAAAGTCCAGCCAACCTCAGGTGATCTCATATGTAGGCGAACATGTCGTGGAGATGGATTCATCTCATGCTGTGGCCACCAATACCTCCCCATCTGCCAGACAAAGTCGCCCCACATTAGCTGAAGCCACACACAGCTGCGAGGAGGACACACAGAGAACAACCTCTGGAAACCAGGAAGAGGCATCAGGACCACCTGGACAACTCCCTCCCGCTGCCACCCTGGCTCCAGAGCCATCCAGGTCACAGTACACCTTCAGGCGTATCTCAACACCTGAGGGCTCACGCACCCCCACCCCAGATTCAGGGCCCCTGAAGTCTGGCTTCAGAACACCCACACCGCTCAGTGATGGCTACGTCTCGTCGAAGGAGGACTCCACTCTGTCCACCACCTCGGACGAATACTACGAATGTAGCGAATCACTCTTCAACGACAGAAACACATATCGAGGCCATGCTCCTAGAGAGGATCAGACTGATGCTACCTCGCCCGTACTTGAGAAGCAAGAGAAACCATTTGACTGTGAAAAGCAGAGGAAAAGACACTCAGAGGCGACTGCAGAGAATGATGGTAACACATCACCAAAGGTCACCCAAAGACCCGCCCAAGTTCCAAAGAGGCAAAGACTGCCCAACAGTTCACCCGAAAAGAGACTTGCCGATGGTGAAGCAAAGACACAGGTGGCCACAGGGGGCTTGAACTCTCGAAAAATGTCTTTCGGTGCAGAGTGGCAGGTCCTCATTCCAAACAGTGCTGAGAAGCCAAAAGTGGCGGAACTGGAGGAGACGGACGGAAAAAAG TACTCTGTTCAGCGTACACCAGTGACTTAA
- the grapa gene encoding GRB2 related adaptor protein a — protein MEAVALYTFRATEGDELSFNKGDMLKITNMEDDPNWYTAELHNRKGFVPKNYISLRPHAWFAGRIARGVAESRLRHRECGAFLVRESESAPGEFSMSVSYGDHVQHFKVLQDRSAQYYVWDELFSSLNELVEFYHSNSIAKERNVYLRDPEHFARRPNHAHALFDFAPHHPSQLRFLRGDVIELIDCSDTLRWKGRCHGHVGYFPPEYVQPIFHCQ, from the exons atggaggcTGTGGCACTTTATACCTTCCGGGCCACTGAGGGCGATGAACTCAGCTTCAACAAGGGAGACATGCTCAAG ATCACCAACATGGAGGATGATCCCAACTGGTACACAGCTGAGCTCCACAACAGAAAAGGATTCGTGCCCAAAAACTACATCAGCCTACGGCCGCACGC GTGGTTTGCCGGTCGGATAGCACGTGGCGTGGCAGAGAGTCGGCTGCGGCACCGGGAGTGCGGGGCCTTTCTGGtcagagagagcgagagcgcTCCGGGAGAGTTCTCCATGTCTGTCAG TTATGGAGACCATGTCCAGCACTTCAAAGTCCTGCAGGACCGCAGCGCTCAGTACTACGTGTGGGACGAACTCTTCTCCTCGCTGAATgagctggtggagttctaccaTAGCAACAGCATCGCCAAGGAGAGGAACGTCTATCTAAGGGACCCGGAACACTTTGCCAGG CGACCGAATCACGCCCACGCCCTCTTTGACTTTGCCCCTCACCATCCCTCCCAGCTGCGCTTCCTGCGCGGTGATGTCATCGAACTGATCGACTGCTCCGACACGCTGCGCTGGAAGGGCCGCTGCCACGGACACGTGGGCTACTTCCCTCCGGAGTACGTGCAGCCCATCTTCCACTGCCAGTGA
- the epn2 gene encoding epsin-2 isoform X2 encodes MPSSTIRRQMKNMVNNYSDAEKKVREATSNDPWGPSSSLMSEIADLTYNVVAFSEIMSMIWKRLNDHGKNWRHVYKALTLLDYLIKTGSERVALQCKENIFAIQTLKDFQYIDRDGKDQGINVREKSKQLVVLLKDEDRLKGERSQALKTKERMAQVSTGSSQMGFGRGSSQPNLSTSYSEEYGRSEGSPASYHGSTSPNAGSELEQARPQTSGEEELQLQLALAMSREAAEQEERIRRGDDLRLQMALEESKKEGPGSAKLPKKKKEPQSSLMDLMDVPEPGASGDPWGGVRPAPGAESVDPWQPYVSQPKPAAPVDPWGAPPSVPPIKSSDPWASNSAPASDPWGSAATRPKASNTGSFDLFTSSNGDGGIPSSVPSQASLASSGSLDLFDPLPTSASTTTNPTRKTPESFLGPNAALVNLDSLVTKPAQPAPVVNPFLASTGGVAPAPAAHANPFQVSQPAPPTLNQMRVSPMPSGFAMGEPMPLATMAAQPIAMVPLAGMAPMGHLVPGMGAASMSMPQPLMSMPPTAGQQASGTTNPFLL; translated from the exons ATGCCAAGTTCAACGATTCGACGCCAGATGAAGAACATGGTGAACAATTACTCTGATGCAGAGAAGAAGGTCAGAGAGGCCACTTCCAACGACCCCTGGGGTCCATCCTCTTCCCTCATGTCAGAGATTGCAGATCTTACGTACAACGTGGTGGCCTTTAGCGAAATCATGAGTATGATATGGAAGCGGCTCAACGACCACGGGAAAAACTGGCGTCACGTCTACAAAGCTCTCACTCTACTTGATTACCTGATCAAGACGGGTTCGGAGCGAGTAGCCCTGCAATGCAAGGAGAATATCTTTGCCATCCAGACCCTAAAGGATTTCCAGTACATCGACCGAGATGGAAAGGACCAGGGCATAAACGTGCGGGAGAAGAGCAAGCAGCTTGTCGTTCTCCTCAAAGATGAGGACCGTCTCAAAGGCGAGAG GTCTCAGGCTTTGAAGACAAAGGAGAGAATGGCCCAAGTCTCCACTGGGAGCAGTCAGATGGGTTTTGGACGGGGTTCATCTCAGCCCAACCTTTCTACTTCCTACAGCGAAGAGTATGGCCGCTCAGAGGGGTCTCCTGCATCCTACCATGGCT CCACATCTCCCAATGCGGGTTCAGAGCTGGAGCAAGCCAGGCCCCAGACAAGTGGCGAAGAagagcttcagctgcagctggCTCTGGCCATGAGCCGGGAAGCTGCAGAGCAG GAGGAGCGTATACGGAGGGGGGATGATCTGCGACTACAAATGGCCTTAGAGGAGAGCAAGAAGGAAGGTCCTGGCTCTGCAAAACtacccaagaagaagaaagag cCACAGTCTTCCTTGATGGACCTTATGGATGTTCCTGAGCCAGGTGCCAGTGGAGACCCCTGGGGTGGAGTCAGGCCTGCGCCTGGCGCAGAATCGGTTGATCCCTGGCAGCCATATG TTTCTCAGCCCAAGCCTGCTGCCCCAGTGGACCCGTGGGGAGCCCCTCCCTCTGTACCGCCGATCAAGAGCAGTGATCCCTGGGCGTCAAACTCAGCCCCCGCCTCTGATCCCTGGGGATCTGCCGCCACTCGACCCAAGGCCTCGAACACAG GTAGTTTTGACCTGTTCACGTCCTCCAATG GTGATGGTGGCATTCCTTCTTCCGTTCCATCCCAAGCAAGCCTCGCCAGCAGCGGCAGCCTGGACCTCTTTGACCCGCTGCCCACATCTGCTTCCACCACCACAAACCCAACGAGAAAAACTCCAGAGTCTTTCCTGGGTCCCAACGCTGCCCTGGTCAACCTGGATTCTCTGGTGACCAAACCGGCCCAGCCGGCGCCAGTGGTCAACCCTTTCTTGGCTTCCACAG GTGGCGTCGCTCCAGCTCCAGCCGCTCATGCCAATCCATTCCAGGTGAGCCAGCCGGCGCCCCCCACCCTCAACCAGATGAGGGTGAGCCCCATGCCGTCTGGCTTCGCCATGGGGGAGCCCATGCCCCTGGCCACCATGGCGGCCCAGCCCATCGCCATGGTCCCCTTGGCAGGGATGGCTCCCATGGGGCACCTGGTGCCCGGGATGGGCGCGGCCTCCATGTCCATGCCTCAGCCGCTGATGAGCATGCCCCCCACGGCCGGGCAGCAGGCCAGCGGAACCACCAACCCCTTCCTTTTGTGA
- the epn2 gene encoding epsin-2 isoform X3: MPSSTIRRQMKNMVNNYSDAEKKVREATSNDPWGPSSSLMSEIADLTYNVVAFSEIMSMIWKRLNDHGKNWRHVYKALTLLDYLIKTGSERVALQCKENIFAIQTLKDFQYIDRDGKDQGINVREKSKQLVVLLKDEDRLKGERSQALKTKERMAQVSTGSSQMGFGRGSSQPNLSTSYSEEYGRSEGSPASYHGSTSPNAGSELEQARPQTSGEEELQLQLALAMSREAAEQEERIRRGDDLRLQMALEESKKEGPGSAKLPKKKKEPQSSLMDLMDVPEPGASGDPWGGVRPAPGAESVDPWQPYVSQPKPAAPVDPWGAPPSVPPIKSSDPWASNSAPASDPWGSAATRPKASNTGDGGIPSSVPSQASLASSGSLDLFDPLPTSASTTTNPTRKTPESFLGPNAALVNLDSLVTKPAQPAPVVNPFLASTGGVAPAPAAHANPFQVSQPAPPTLNQMRVSPMPSGFAMGEPMPLATMAAQPIAMVPLAGMAPMGHLVPGMGAASMSMPQPLMSMPPTAGQQASGTTNPFLL, translated from the exons ATGCCAAGTTCAACGATTCGACGCCAGATGAAGAACATGGTGAACAATTACTCTGATGCAGAGAAGAAGGTCAGAGAGGCCACTTCCAACGACCCCTGGGGTCCATCCTCTTCCCTCATGTCAGAGATTGCAGATCTTACGTACAACGTGGTGGCCTTTAGCGAAATCATGAGTATGATATGGAAGCGGCTCAACGACCACGGGAAAAACTGGCGTCACGTCTACAAAGCTCTCACTCTACTTGATTACCTGATCAAGACGGGTTCGGAGCGAGTAGCCCTGCAATGCAAGGAGAATATCTTTGCCATCCAGACCCTAAAGGATTTCCAGTACATCGACCGAGATGGAAAGGACCAGGGCATAAACGTGCGGGAGAAGAGCAAGCAGCTTGTCGTTCTCCTCAAAGATGAGGACCGTCTCAAAGGCGAGAG GTCTCAGGCTTTGAAGACAAAGGAGAGAATGGCCCAAGTCTCCACTGGGAGCAGTCAGATGGGTTTTGGACGGGGTTCATCTCAGCCCAACCTTTCTACTTCCTACAGCGAAGAGTATGGCCGCTCAGAGGGGTCTCCTGCATCCTACCATGGCT CCACATCTCCCAATGCGGGTTCAGAGCTGGAGCAAGCCAGGCCCCAGACAAGTGGCGAAGAagagcttcagctgcagctggCTCTGGCCATGAGCCGGGAAGCTGCAGAGCAG GAGGAGCGTATACGGAGGGGGGATGATCTGCGACTACAAATGGCCTTAGAGGAGAGCAAGAAGGAAGGTCCTGGCTCTGCAAAACtacccaagaagaagaaagag cCACAGTCTTCCTTGATGGACCTTATGGATGTTCCTGAGCCAGGTGCCAGTGGAGACCCCTGGGGTGGAGTCAGGCCTGCGCCTGGCGCAGAATCGGTTGATCCCTGGCAGCCATATG TTTCTCAGCCCAAGCCTGCTGCCCCAGTGGACCCGTGGGGAGCCCCTCCCTCTGTACCGCCGATCAAGAGCAGTGATCCCTGGGCGTCAAACTCAGCCCCCGCCTCTGATCCCTGGGGATCTGCCGCCACTCGACCCAAGGCCTCGAACACAG GTGATGGTGGCATTCCTTCTTCCGTTCCATCCCAAGCAAGCCTCGCCAGCAGCGGCAGCCTGGACCTCTTTGACCCGCTGCCCACATCTGCTTCCACCACCACAAACCCAACGAGAAAAACTCCAGAGTCTTTCCTGGGTCCCAACGCTGCCCTGGTCAACCTGGATTCTCTGGTGACCAAACCGGCCCAGCCGGCGCCAGTGGTCAACCCTTTCTTGGCTTCCACAG GTGGCGTCGCTCCAGCTCCAGCCGCTCATGCCAATCCATTCCAGGTGAGCCAGCCGGCGCCCCCCACCCTCAACCAGATGAGGGTGAGCCCCATGCCGTCTGGCTTCGCCATGGGGGAGCCCATGCCCCTGGCCACCATGGCGGCCCAGCCCATCGCCATGGTCCCCTTGGCAGGGATGGCTCCCATGGGGCACCTGGTGCCCGGGATGGGCGCGGCCTCCATGTCCATGCCTCAGCCGCTGATGAGCATGCCCCCCACGGCCGGGCAGCAGGCCAGCGGAACCACCAACCCCTTCCTTTTGTGA
- the epn2 gene encoding epsin-2 isoform X1 has protein sequence MPSSTIRRQMKNMVNNYSDAEKKVREATSNDPWGPSSSLMSEIADLTYNVVAFSEIMSMIWKRLNDHGKNWRHVYKALTLLDYLIKTGSERVALQCKENIFAIQTLKDFQYIDRDGKDQGINVREKSKQLVVLLKDEDRLKGERSQALKTKERMAQVSTGSSQMGFGRGSSQPNLSTSYSEEYGRSEGSPASYHGSTSPNAGSELEQARPQTSGEEELQLQLALAMSREAAEQEERIRRGDDLRLQMALEESKKEGPGSAKLPKKKKEPQSSLMDLMDVPEPGASGDPWGGVRPAPGAESVDPWQPYVSQPKPAAPVDPWGAPPSVPPIKSSDPWASNSAPASDPWGSAATRPKASNTGSFDLFTSSNGTSKEDFSEFDSLRSSSSVPTGDGGIPSSVPSQASLASSGSLDLFDPLPTSASTTTNPTRKTPESFLGPNAALVNLDSLVTKPAQPAPVVNPFLASTGGVAPAPAAHANPFQVSQPAPPTLNQMRVSPMPSGFAMGEPMPLATMAAQPIAMVPLAGMAPMGHLVPGMGAASMSMPQPLMSMPPTAGQQASGTTNPFLL, from the exons ATGCCAAGTTCAACGATTCGACGCCAGATGAAGAACATGGTGAACAATTACTCTGATGCAGAGAAGAAGGTCAGAGAGGCCACTTCCAACGACCCCTGGGGTCCATCCTCTTCCCTCATGTCAGAGATTGCAGATCTTACGTACAACGTGGTGGCCTTTAGCGAAATCATGAGTATGATATGGAAGCGGCTCAACGACCACGGGAAAAACTGGCGTCACGTCTACAAAGCTCTCACTCTACTTGATTACCTGATCAAGACGGGTTCGGAGCGAGTAGCCCTGCAATGCAAGGAGAATATCTTTGCCATCCAGACCCTAAAGGATTTCCAGTACATCGACCGAGATGGAAAGGACCAGGGCATAAACGTGCGGGAGAAGAGCAAGCAGCTTGTCGTTCTCCTCAAAGATGAGGACCGTCTCAAAGGCGAGAG GTCTCAGGCTTTGAAGACAAAGGAGAGAATGGCCCAAGTCTCCACTGGGAGCAGTCAGATGGGTTTTGGACGGGGTTCATCTCAGCCCAACCTTTCTACTTCCTACAGCGAAGAGTATGGCCGCTCAGAGGGGTCTCCTGCATCCTACCATGGCT CCACATCTCCCAATGCGGGTTCAGAGCTGGAGCAAGCCAGGCCCCAGACAAGTGGCGAAGAagagcttcagctgcagctggCTCTGGCCATGAGCCGGGAAGCTGCAGAGCAG GAGGAGCGTATACGGAGGGGGGATGATCTGCGACTACAAATGGCCTTAGAGGAGAGCAAGAAGGAAGGTCCTGGCTCTGCAAAACtacccaagaagaagaaagag cCACAGTCTTCCTTGATGGACCTTATGGATGTTCCTGAGCCAGGTGCCAGTGGAGACCCCTGGGGTGGAGTCAGGCCTGCGCCTGGCGCAGAATCGGTTGATCCCTGGCAGCCATATG TTTCTCAGCCCAAGCCTGCTGCCCCAGTGGACCCGTGGGGAGCCCCTCCCTCTGTACCGCCGATCAAGAGCAGTGATCCCTGGGCGTCAAACTCAGCCCCCGCCTCTGATCCCTGGGGATCTGCCGCCACTCGACCCAAGGCCTCGAACACAG GTAGTTTTGACCTGTTCACGTCCTCCAATGGTACGTCTAAAGAGGACTTCTCAGAGTTTGACAgcctgcgctcctcctcctctgtccctACTG GTGATGGTGGCATTCCTTCTTCCGTTCCATCCCAAGCAAGCCTCGCCAGCAGCGGCAGCCTGGACCTCTTTGACCCGCTGCCCACATCTGCTTCCACCACCACAAACCCAACGAGAAAAACTCCAGAGTCTTTCCTGGGTCCCAACGCTGCCCTGGTCAACCTGGATTCTCTGGTGACCAAACCGGCCCAGCCGGCGCCAGTGGTCAACCCTTTCTTGGCTTCCACAG GTGGCGTCGCTCCAGCTCCAGCCGCTCATGCCAATCCATTCCAGGTGAGCCAGCCGGCGCCCCCCACCCTCAACCAGATGAGGGTGAGCCCCATGCCGTCTGGCTTCGCCATGGGGGAGCCCATGCCCCTGGCCACCATGGCGGCCCAGCCCATCGCCATGGTCCCCTTGGCAGGGATGGCTCCCATGGGGCACCTGGTGCCCGGGATGGGCGCGGCCTCCATGTCCATGCCTCAGCCGCTGATGAGCATGCCCCCCACGGCCGGGCAGCAGGCCAGCGGAACCACCAACCCCTTCCTTTTGTGA
- the b9d1 gene encoding B9 domain-containing protein 1 isoform X2 translates to MSAVNPSVFLLTVNGQIEGANFPDYDELYCKYCFVYGHDWAPTSGLEEGITQITCKGSQTSHTLIWNFPLEITFKSTNPSGWPQLVLSVYGPDVFGNDVVRGYGATHVPFSPGQHTRTLPMFVPEPTWRLQKFTSWLLGRRPEYTDPKVVAQGEGREVTRVRSQGFVTASFHIMTKDMKKLGYDTGPTNTHSHASLSSEEPAS, encoded by the exons ATGTCTGCGGTGAATCCGTCGGTGTTTCTTCTCACGGTAAACGGACAGATTGAAGGAGCGAAC TTTCCTGACTACGACGAGCTGTACTGCAAGTACTGCTTCGTTTACGGCCATGACTGGGCTCCAACTTCG GGTTTAGAGGAAGGCATCACCCAAATCACATGCAAAGGCAGCCAGACCTCTCACACACTGATCTGGAACTTTCCACTAGAGATCACCTTCAAGAGCACCAACCCCTCTGGGT GGCCGCAGCTGGTGCTGAGCGTCTACGGTCCGGATGTGTTTGGCAACGACGTGGTGAGAGGATATGGCGCGACGCACGTCCCCTTCTCTCCAGGACA ACACACACGGACCCTCCCCATGTTTGTTCCCGAGCCCACCTGGAGACTTCAGAAGTTCACCAG CTGGTTGCTGGGTCGCCGGCCAGAGTACACAGACCCAAAGGTCGTCGCGCAGGGTGAAGGCAGAGAAG TGACCCGCGTTCGCTCGCAAGGGTTCGTCACTGCCTCCTTCCACATCATGACCAAAGACATGAAGAAGCTAGGCTACGACACGGGGCCgaccaacacacactcacatgcttCTCTGTCGTCAGAAGAGCCCGCTTCCTGA
- the b9d1 gene encoding B9 domain-containing protein 1 isoform X1, giving the protein MSAVNPSVFLLTVNGQIEGANFPDYDELYCKYCFVYGHDWAPTSGLEEGITQITCKGSQTSHTLIWNFPLEITFKSTNPSGCTYLSHPCPATITPVCVCFGCHAGPQLVLSVYGPDVFGNDVVRGYGATHVPFSPGQHTRTLPMFVPEPTWRLQKFTSWLLGRRPEYTDPKVVAQGEGREVTRVRSQGFVTASFHIMTKDMKKLGYDTGPTNTHSHASLSSEEPAS; this is encoded by the exons ATGTCTGCGGTGAATCCGTCGGTGTTTCTTCTCACGGTAAACGGACAGATTGAAGGAGCGAAC TTTCCTGACTACGACGAGCTGTACTGCAAGTACTGCTTCGTTTACGGCCATGACTGGGCTCCAACTTCG GGTTTAGAGGAAGGCATCACCCAAATCACATGCAAAGGCAGCCAGACCTCTCACACACTGATCTGGAACTTTCCACTAGAGATCACCTTCAAGAGCACCAACCCCTCTGGGTGTACGTATCTATCTCACCCGTGTCCAGCCACCATcaccccagtgtgtgtgtgttttgggtgtCACGCAGGGCCGCAGCTGGTGCTGAGCGTCTACGGTCCGGATGTGTTTGGCAACGACGTGGTGAGAGGATATGGCGCGACGCACGTCCCCTTCTCTCCAGGACA ACACACACGGACCCTCCCCATGTTTGTTCCCGAGCCCACCTGGAGACTTCAGAAGTTCACCAG CTGGTTGCTGGGTCGCCGGCCAGAGTACACAGACCCAAAGGTCGTCGCGCAGGGTGAAGGCAGAGAAG TGACCCGCGTTCGCTCGCAAGGGTTCGTCACTGCCTCCTTCCACATCATGACCAAAGACATGAAGAAGCTAGGCTACGACACGGGGCCgaccaacacacactcacatgcttCTCTGTCGTCAGAAGAGCCCGCTTCCTGA